From Miscanthus floridulus cultivar M001 chromosome 15, ASM1932011v1, whole genome shotgun sequence, the proteins below share one genomic window:
- the LOC136508470 gene encoding putative zinc transporter At3g08650 — translation MDRRAGAILACLLIVVLVRDAAAVAETEPGSVRLVQEAPHRKVVEDGAKAGRVPVSTVAWSTLAMAAATGLGAVPFFFMELEAQWAGLCNGMAAGVMLAASFDLVQEGQVYGSGSWVVFGILGGGIFIWLCKKFLEQYGEVSMLDIKGADASKVILVVGIMTLHSFGEGSGVGVSFAGSKGFSQGLLVTIAIAVHNIPEGLAVSMVLASRGVSAQKAMIWSIITSLPQPIVAVPAFLCADAFQKVLPFCTGFAAGCMIWIVIAEVLPDAFKEATPSQVASAGTLAVAFMETLSTVLLGFTDGNNLEDASGFLVSLVFGLGPLIGGIILVTFSLGFSMPHPLLTGVASGIAFRLAAWRPVQLLMSSKMGLFTTLFLLIGGSLVYHAATSSILRVFNRKRSSANVITSSSGLSLSVLTMQSLLACGAVFLHAYAEGLALGVAARKAYGLGRYMVLPASLHGLPRGAAAASCVYGATDSWRGALAAAALTGFAAPSAAISAILAKIDYNGLDYWMVIACGALIPSFGRVFRRSLRLDMRKSIVGLLIGIAFASVCLMSTRLICLHTPYCNSAPEAVT, via the exons ATGGACAGAAGAGCTGGGGCAATCCTAGCGTGCCTGCTCATCGTCGTCCTGGTCCGGGACGCGGCGGCGGTCGCCGAGACTGAGCCTGGCAGCGTGCGGCTGGTACAGGAGGCGCCCCATAGGAAGGTGGTGGAGGATGGGGCCAAGGCGGGGAGGGTGCCGGTGTCGACCGTCGCGTGGTCCACGCTCGCCATGGCTGCGGCGACGGGGCTGGGAGCCGTGCCCTTCTTTTTCATGGAGCTCGAAGCGCAGTGGGCGGGCCTTTGCAATGGGATGGCGGCCGGGGTGATGCTGGCGGCCAGCTTTGACCTCGTGCAGGAAGGGCAGGTGTATGGCAGTGGGAGCTGGGTTGTGTTCGGAATTCTGGGCGGAGGTATTTTTATCTGGCTTTGTAAGAAG TTTCTTGAGCAATATGGAGAAGTAAGTATGCTGGACATAAAAGGTGCAGATGCAAGTAAAGTTATTCTTGTTGTTGGAATAATGACTCTTCATTCTTTTGGAGAAGGCTCTGGTGTGGGTGTTTCCTTTGCTGGCTCAAAAGGGTTCTCTCAGGGTCTTCTAGTTACTATAGCTATAGCAGTGCACAACATACCAGAAGGCTTAGCAGTAAGCATGGTTCTCGCATCTAGGGGGGTGTCCGCCCAAAAGGCAATGATATGGAGTATCATTACATCTTTACCACAG CCAATTGTTGCTGTTCCAGCATTCCTTTGTGCCGATGCATTCCAGAAGGTGCTTCCCTTCTGTACTGGTTTCGCAGCAGGATGCATGATATGGATTGTTATAGCTGAGGTTCTTCCTGATGCTTTTAAG GAAGCAACTCCATCTCAAGTTGCTTCTGCTGGAACACTTGCTGTTGCTTTCATGGAAACATTGAGTACAGTGCTTCTGGGATTTACAGATGGCAACAA CTTGGAAGATGCATCAGGCTTCTTAGTATCACTTGTGtttggacttggtccacttatcGGTGGAATTATACTAGTCACATTCTCTCTTGGCTTCAGCATGCCACACCCTCTTCTTACCGGTGTTGCTTCTGGCATTGCTTTCCGTCTTGCGGCATGGAGACCTGTGCAGCTTCTAATGTCCTCAAAAATGGGTCTCTTTACCACCCTCTTCCTCCTCATTGGAGGTTCCCTGGTCTATCATGCTGCCACATCAAGCATCCTTAGGGTGTTTAATCGCAAAAGATCTTCCGCAAATGTGATCACGTCATCCTCCGGCCTCTCTCTTAGTgtcctcacaatgcaatcgctcCTTGCTTGTGGTGCTGTATTCCTTCACGCATATGCGGAAGGGCTTGCACTTGGTGTCGCAGCTCGCAAGGCTTATGGCCTTGGCCGTTACATGGTTCTCCCAGCCTCCCTCCATGGTCTTCCACGGGGTGCTGCTGCTGCCAGCTGTGTGTATGGTGCTACGGATAGCTGGCGTGGAGCCCTTGCAGCTGCTGCTTTGACAGGGTTTGCTGCACCAAGCGCTGCCATCAGTGCAATCCTTGCAAAGATTGACTATAATGGACTTGACTACTGGATGGTCATAGCGTGTGGGGCTCTAATCCCCAGCTTTGGCCGTGTCTTCAGGCGCTCACTGCGGTTGGACATGCGGAAGAGCATTGTTGGCCTGCTGATAGGTATTGCCTTTGCCTCCGTGTGCTTGATGTCGACTAGACTCATCTGTTTGCACACTCCTTACTGCAACTCGGCTCCAGAAGCCGTCACATAA